In a single window of the Pseudomonadota bacterium genome:
- a CDS encoding transposase: MKITTAGIDVAKTLLQVHGVDERGRAVIRKRLKRGQVLAYFANVTPCLIGMEACGSAHYWARRLAALGHTVKLMAPQFVKPYV; this comes from the coding sequence ACGACAGCAGGGATTGATGTGGCAAAGACGTTGTTGCAGGTTCATGGTGTGGATGAGCGAGGTCGGGCGGTTATTCGAAAACGATTGAAGCGGGGACAGGTATTGGCCTATTTTGCCAACGTAACGCCCTGCCTGATCGGGATGGAAGCCTGCGGTAGCGCGCATTACTGGGCACGTCGGTTGGCGGCGTTGGGGCACACCGTGAAACTGATGGCCCCTCAGTTTGTGAAGCCGTATGTAA